The Zhihengliuella sp. ISTPL4 genomic interval GAGTCCGGTCTGCTGCCCGAGGGATCGTTGCAGCTCGTGTCCGGCAGTGTGCCGGACCTCTTCGACCATCTCCGCCTCGGCGACCTCGTCGCGTTCACCGGTTCCGCGTCGACGGCCGAGCGGCTCCGGGCGCACGACGCGGTGCAGACCGGCGGGGTCCGCTTCACCAGCGAGACCGACTCGATCAACGCCTCGGTCCTCGGCACGGACGCGGCCTCCGGCACCCCGGAGTTCGACGCCTACGTGAAGCAGCTCGTCGCGGAGATGACATCGAAGGCCGGGCAGAAGTGCACCGCGATCCGGCGGGCGATCGTGCCCGAGGATGCGGTGGACGACGTGATCGCCGCCGTGCGCGACCGGCTCGCCGCGCGGATCGTCGTGGGCGACCCGCGCGCCGAGGGCGTGACGATGGGGCCGCTCGCCTCGACGGCCCAGCGCGACGAGGTGCTCCGACAGGTGGCGCGACTCCGCGAGGGCGGCGGCGAACTCGTCATCGGCTCCCCCGAGACGCCGACGATCCGCCGTGCGGACGGCAGCGAGGGCCCCGCGGAGGACGGCGCGTTCGTCGCCCCGATGCTCCTGCGCTTCGCCGATGCGACGAGCCCGGCCGTGAACGAGATCGAGGCGTTCGGCCCCGTCTCCAGCATCCTCGGGTATCGCACGCTGGACGAGGCAGCGGCACTCGTGGCCCGGGGCGGCGGCTCGCTCGTGACGAGTGTCGCGACGCACGACCCGGAGGTCGCGACGACGCTGGCCGCGGGGATCGCGGCGTACAACGGTCGCGTGCTCTTCCTCGACCGCGACGACGCCCGCAGCTCGACCGGACACGGCTCCCCGCTGCCGAACCTCGTGCACGGCGGCCCCGGCCGCGCGGGCGGCGGCGAGGAGCTCGGCGGCATCCGCGCGGTGCTGCACCACATGCAGCGCACGGCGGTGCAGGGCTCCCCGGAGATGATGACCGCGCTCACCGGTGTCTGGCACCAGGGGGCCTCGGCCCGCCCGTTCGACACCGACGACGGCGTGCACCCCTTCCGGAAGTCGCTGGCGGAGCTGCGCATCGGCGATCAGGTCGTCAGCCCCTCACGCACCGTCACCCTCGACGACATCGAGACGTTCGCGGCGTTCACGGGCGACACCTTCTACGCGCACATGGACGAGGCGTCGGCGGCGGCGAACCCCTTCTTCCCCGGACGCGTGGCCCACGGCTACCTGCTCGTGTCGTGGGCGGCGGGGCTTTTCGTCGACCCGGCTCCCGGTCCCGTGCTCGCGAACTCCGGGCTGGAGAACCTG includes:
- the paaZ gene encoding phenylacetic acid degradation bifunctional protein PaaZ — protein: MTEILPSYVQGSWWTPASDADATEVRDASTGETVARVSTAGLDLGAALDFARTTGQAALGELTFHQRAVLLKQLALALTARKEELYALSSRTGATAQDSWVDIDGGIGVLFAYSSKGRRELPNAKVYVDGAVENLSRDGSFLGRHIYTRLPGAAVQINAFNFPVWGSLEKFAPAFLAGVPTVVKPATPTGYLTEAMVRVMVESGLLPEGSLQLVSGSVPDLFDHLRLGDLVAFTGSASTAERLRAHDAVQTGGVRFTSETDSINASVLGTDAASGTPEFDAYVKQLVAEMTSKAGQKCTAIRRAIVPEDAVDDVIAAVRDRLAARIVVGDPRAEGVTMGPLASTAQRDEVLRQVARLREGGGELVIGSPETPTIRRADGSEGPAEDGAFVAPMLLRFADATSPAVNEIEAFGPVSSILGYRTLDEAAALVARGGGSLVTSVATHDPEVATTLAAGIAAYNGRVLFLDRDDARSSTGHGSPLPNLVHGGPGRAGGGEELGGIRAVLHHMQRTAVQGSPEMMTALTGVWHQGASARPFDTDDGVHPFRKSLAELRIGDQVVSPSRTVTLDDIETFAAFTGDTFYAHMDEASAAANPFFPGRVAHGYLLVSWAAGLFVDPAPGPVLANSGLENLRFVTPVSPGDEIRVELTAKQITPRETDEYGEVRWDAVLKNQDDELVATYDVLTLVAKELTPACPRDPGYSSRPRPSDAERAGPRREDGGSRVRGGGGRRGRSRRRRRRGDRRPHDRRGGTTRRSS